A region of Culicoides brevitarsis isolate CSIRO-B50_1 chromosome 1, AGI_CSIRO_Cbre_v1, whole genome shotgun sequence DNA encodes the following proteins:
- the LOC134834088 gene encoding protein patched, translating into MVVPTMETLPRVPDTHGDSVDEKLFSDLYIRTSWFDASIALDQIEKGKARGRRSAVYMRSVFQSHLYNLGCSIQKHAGKVLFVAILVLGSFCVGLKSATVHSKVHQLWIQEGGRLEEELKYTQKSLGETDSSTHQLLIQTPHDPDASVLHPQALLTHLDVLKQAISVSIYMYDIQWSLKDMCYSPNIPSFESHYIEQIFENVIPCAIITPLDCFWEGSKLLGPEYPAHIPGLKEKVQWTSLNPQSLLRQIKTMDYQFPFDTLEQYMKRAGISTGYMEKPCLNPKDPQCPSSAPNKQNLSPPDIGASLTGGCYGFASKYMHWPEELVVGGVTRNRTRHVKKAKALQTVIQLMGEREMYDYWMDHYKVHHIGWSPEKAAEILNAWQKKFSLEVHKIMHAQIASNAYDVFAFSSAALDDILGKYSNPNPISLGIGVAAILLYTGFVLYRFKDKVNSQSGVGIAGVILIGITTAAGLGFCALLGIAFNAATTQVVPFLALGLGVDHIFILTHAYAEKDNNDQAGQVLKKAGLSVLFSAASTAGAFFTAALIPVPALRVFCLQAAILLMFNLAAVLLIFPAMVSLDLRRRRAKRSDIFCCCLPALNIHQMESAQRGGNQQDESLIGCAEKDCLSFSLTKFAGKYYAPFITKGPVKALSMLLYIGVVACSLFAAMNLPDGLELTDLVPQSTDEHKFLNVQGKLFGFYSMYAVTQGDFEYPTNQKLLHEYHEAFVRVPHVIKNDNGGLPEFWLSLFRDWLINLQKAFDRNYREGRITQERWYANASDDAILAYKLLVQTGHVDNPIDKSLVTQNRLVDSEGIINPKAFYNYLSAWAWNDALAYGASQGNLRPVPREYFHSPNEYELKIPKSAPLTYSQLPYYLHGLSDTTEIKTLIGQIRELSERFEARGLPNYPSGIPFLFWEQYMSLRPCLLKALAFALIAAFSLVGSLLLSVWAALLIVFSAVTMLIQLLGVMIILGIKLSAIPAVILVASVGIGICFTVHISLGFITAIGNRDRRIRLALEHSLAPVIHGVLTSTLAVLMLSTSPFEFVVRHFLWLLLSVMLIGAVNGLYFFPILLSLVGPGAEVIPLQYANRISTPSPPPKRINKQYLNKPLIVNAKRSSSSSSSRSCNKSHHYHSKNTNVHNNEPSLTTITEEPQSWKSSVSSIASANDNNNYGGIDMGTQRASPELQSIVLQPEVTVETHQNGDMNGGTKVTATANIKVELVTPGRATSTSNSSRTKYSS; encoded by the exons ggCAAAGCACGAGGGAGACGCTCCGCCGTGTATATGCGATCAGTATTTCAATcacatttatataatttaggATGTTCCATACAAAAGCATGCGGGCAAAGTATTATTTGTAGCAATATTAGTCTTAGGTTCATTTTGTGTCGGTCTGAAGAGTGCAACTGTGCATTCCAAAGTGCATCAACTATGGATACAAG AAGGCGGACGACTAGAGGAGGAATTAAAGTACACACAAAAGTCATTAGGCGAAACAGATTCATCGACGCATCAATTACTAATACAGACACCGCACGATCCCGACGCATCAGTATTACATCCGCAAGCATTATTGACACACTTGGATGTCTTGAAGCAGGCAATTTCCGTTTCGATTTACATGTATGACATACAGTGGAGCTTGAAGGACATGTGCTATTCGCCCAACATTCCGAGTTTCGAGTCGCATTACATCGAGCAGATTTTCGAGAATGTGATACCGTGCGCGATAATTACGCCGCTCGATTGTTTCTGGGAAGGCAGCAAATTGCTGGGACCTGAATATCCAGCTCATATACC tggcTTAAAGGAAAAAGTACAATGGACGAGTCTCAATCCCCAATCGCTACTCCGACAAATCAAAACAATGGACTACCAATTTCCCTTTGACACGCTCGAGCAATATATGAAACGTGCTGGCATCTCAACGGGCTACATGGAAAAGCCCTGTCTCAACCCAAAAGACCCACAATGTCCATCCAGCGCTCCAAACAAGCAAAATTTATCGCCTCCTGACATCGGTGCTTCACTCACGGGCGGCTGTTATGGCTTCGCCTCGAAATACATGCACTGGCCCGAGGAACTTGTCGTTGGAGGAGTCACGCGAAATCGCACACGTCAcgtcaaaaaagcaaaagcCCTGCAAACGGTCATTCAATTGATGGGCGAACGCGAGATGTACGATTACTGGATGGATCATTACAAAGTTCACCACATTGGATGGAGTCCGGAGAAAGCTGCGGAAATTTTGAATGCGTGGCAGAAGAAATTCTCGCTTGAGGTGCACAAAATTATGCATGCACAAATCGCATCGAACGCTTATGACGTATTTGCCTTTTCCTCGGCTGCCTTGGACGATATTTTGGGAAAATATTCGAATCCGAATCCAATTAGTTTGGGAATTGGTGTCGCGGCGATTTTATTGTACACGGGCTTTGTTTTGTACCGCTTCAAGGATAAAGTGAATAGTCAATCGGGAGTCGGAATTGCTGGAGTAATCTTAATTGGAATCACAACAGCAGCTGGACTTGGTTTTTGTGCGCTTTTGGGTATCGCTTTTAACGCGGCAACCACTCAAGTTGTGCCTTTCCTCGCTTTGGGCCTCGGAGTCGATCACATTTTCATCCTAACTCATGCCTATGCCGAAAAAGATAACAACGACCAAGCGGGACAAGTACTCAAAAAAGCCGGTTTGAGCGTTTTATTCAGCGCTGCCTCAACTGCGGGAGCATTTTTCACCGCAGCACTCATCCCAGTACCAGCTCTTCGTGTCTTTTGCTTGCAAGCTGCCATTTTGCTGATGTTCAATCTCGCTGCGGTGCTTCTTATCTTCCCTGCCATGGTGTCACTCGACTTGAGACGACGTCGCGCCAAGCGTTCTGACATTTTCTGCTGTTGTCTGCCAGCTTTAAACATTCATCAGATGGAAAGTGCGCAACGTGGCGGCAATCAACAAGACGAATCGCTCATCGGATGCGCCGAAAAGGATTGTCTCAGTTTCTCGTTGACAAAATTCGCTGGAAAATATTATGCGCCATTCATTACAAAAGGTCCCGTTAAGGCACTTTCGATGCTTTTGTACATCGGAGTCGTCGCATGCTCGCTTTTCGCCGCGATGAACCTGCCCGACGGCTTGGAACTCACGGATTTGGTGCCCCAGAGCACGGACGAGCACAAATTTCTCAATGTCCAGGGCAAACTTTTCGGGTTCTACAGCATGTATGCCGTGACGCAGGGCGACTTTGAATACCCGACGAACCAAAAACTGCTGCACGAGTACCACGAAGCCTTTGTTCGCGTGCCGCACGTCATCAAGAACGACAATGGCGGTCTGCCGGAATTCTGGTTAAGTTTGTTCCGTGACTGGTTGATTAACTTGCAAAAGGCATTCGATCGCAATTATCGCGAAGGTCGCATCACGCAAGAACGCTGGTACGCAAATGCCAGTGACGATGCCATTCTTGCCTATAAATTGCTCGTGCAAACCGGGCATGTCGATAACCCGATTGACAAAAGTCTTGTGACGCAAAATCGCCTTGTCGACTCGGAAGGAATCATTAATCCGAAagctttttataattatttgtcGGCTTGGGCGTGGAATGATGCCTTAGCTTATGGGGCATCGCAGGGCAACTTGAGACCTGTGCCACGCGAATATTTCCACTCGCCCAACGAATACGAACTGAAAATCCCCAAAAGTGCACCGCTGACATACTCACAACTGCCATATTACTTGCACGGATTGAGCGATACGACAGAGATCAAAACGCTGATTGGACAAATTCGGGAGTTGAGCGAACGATTTGAAGCACGTGGGCTTCCCAACTATCCTTCTG gaattccatttttattcTGGGAACAATACATGAGTCTCCGTCCTTGCCTGTTGAAAGCGCTTGCTTTTGCGCTCATTGCTGCCTTTTCGTTAGTTGGATCGCTGCTTTTGTCTGTGTGGGCTGCCTTGTTGATTGTTTTCAGTGCAGTCACGATGCTGATTCAACTGTTGGGCGTAATGATCATTTTGGGCATCAAGTTGTCGGCGATTCCCGCAGTAATCTTAGTTGCCAGTGTTGGTATTGGCATTTGCTTTACTGTTCACATTTCATTG gGCTTCATAACTGCCATTGGAAATCGTGATCGCCGCATTCGTCTCGCACTCGAGCACTCATTGGCTCCCGTCATCCATGGCGTACTGACATCCACGCTAGCTGTCCTCATGCTGTCGACATCTCCCTTCGAGTTTGTCGTGCGTCACTTTTTGTGGCTGCTGCTCTCTGTAATGCTAATTGGTGCCGTAAACGGTCTCTACTTCTTCCCCATCCTCCTGAGTCTCGTGGGACCGGGTGCCGAAGTAATTCCGCTGCAATACGCAAACCGCATATCGACTCCGTCCCCACCGCCAAAGAGAATTAacaaacaatatttaaataaaccatTGATTGTAAATGCCAAACGAAGTTCCTCCTCATCATCCTCACGTTCATGCAATAAATCACATCATTATCAtagtaaaaatacaaatgtaCATAATAACGAGCCATCACTCACCACAATTACCGAAGAGCCACAATCATGGAAGAGTTCCGTGTCGTCAATCGCATCGgccaacgacaacaacaactacggTGGCATCGATATGGGCACGCAACGTGCCAGTCCCGAGCTGCAAAGTATCGTCTTGCAGCCCGAAGTCACGGTCGAAACGCATCAGAATGGCGACATGAATGGCGGCACCAAAGTTACCGCCACCGCCAACATCAAAGTCGAACTTGTGACGCCGGGACGTGCCACTTCCACAAGTAACTCATCACGCACAAAGTATTCTAGTTAA